The following are from one region of the Arachis duranensis cultivar V14167 chromosome 10, aradu.V14167.gnm2.J7QH, whole genome shotgun sequence genome:
- the LOC107468811 gene encoding probable receptor-like protein kinase At1g11050: MKTMMMVMIMVSITMAAPSPSPSPSSPSTCPIDFSYVKRVPWNPSACENFHSLSSNLSNCCTSLLSLIGIGFAQYLKATTNFNLPNLETSTSCVHDFQSQLNSLSLQNNLVDLCFDPHQFVMSRNVCAGIETLKDWDKKLGQITPLDTSCKQDLTDLSLCDVCLTAGFQVQHKLVSIDGNASHSENCFKFTILYAAAFVNQYGPESNGAMSCIFGMSLYTQGGGSGGKSHQGLVFGLTGAGVALLVMSCLLGVYVWYDRKVRRKKLNDDEFDFDPEEQGSRRRLRPNTGSIWFKIDELEKATDNFSTKNFIGRGGFGLVFKGVLSDGSVVAVKRILESDFQGDVEFCNEVEIISNLKHRNLVPLRGCCVVDDDDEKFNDRGSQRFLVYDYMPNGNLEDHLFLVSEQQKLKKSLTWPQRKSIILDVAKGLAYLHYGVKPAIFHRDIKATNILLDEDMRARVADFGLAKQSREGQSHLTTRVAGTHGYLAPEYALYGQLTEKSDVYSFGVVVLEIMCGRRALDLKDDSFGSSNPKSIMERFLLVGILCSHVMVALRPTISDALKMLEGDIEVPQIPDRPMPLGHPATFYGDGCSTFSISPALSGPKLQTGDMLR; the protein is encoded by the coding sequence ATGAAGActatgatgatggtgatgattaTGGTGTCTATAACCATGGCAGCACCTTCACCTTcaccttctccttcttctccttcaacatGCCCCATCGACTTTAGCTATGTTAAGAGAGTTCCATGGAACCCTTCAGCATGTGAGAATTTCCACTCTTTATCATCGAACTTGAGCAACTGTTGCACCTCGCTCTTATCTCTAATCGGAATAGGGTTCGCGCAGTACCTTAAAGCAACTACAAATTTCAACCTCCCAAACCTTGAAACCTCAACCTCATGCGTCCATGATTTCCAGTCTCAGCTCAATTCCTTATCTCTCCAAAACAACCTCGTTGACTTGTGCTTTGACCCTCACCAGTTCGTCATGTCCCGAAACGTCTGCGCAGGAATTGAAACCCTAAAAGATTGGGACAAGAAGCTTGGTCAAATCACGCCTCTTGATACTAGTTGCAAACAAGACCTCACTGATCTTTCGCTATGTGATGTGTGTCTTACTGCGGGGTTTCAGGTGCAGCATAAACTTGTCTCCATTGATGGTAATGCTTCTCACTCTGAAAATTGTTTCAAGTTTACTATTCTATATGCTGCTGCGTTTGTGAATCAGTATGGACCTGAAAGCAATGGTGCCATGAGTTGCATCTTTGGTATGTCACTTTACACACAGGGTGGTGGTTCTGGTGGGAAAAGTCACCAGGGTTTGGTTTTTGGGTTAACTGGTGCTGGTGTTGCTTTGTTAGTTATGTCTTGTTTGTTAGGGGTTTATGTTTGGTATGATAGGAAGGTTAGGAGGAAGAAGCTTAATGATGATGAATTTGACTTTGATCCTGAGGAACAAGGGTCTAGGCGTAGGTTGAGGCCGAATACAGGGTCTATTTGGTTCAAGATTGATGAGCTTGAGAAGGCTACTGataatttctcaaccaagaatTTCATTGGCAGGGGTGGATTTGGGCTTGTTTTCAAGGGGGTTTTGTCCGATGGTTCCGTCGTGGCAGTTAAGAGGATCTTGGAATCTGATTTTCAAGGGGATGTGGAGTTTTGTAATGAGGTGGAGATTATTAGCAACCTGAAGCACCGGAATCTGGTGCCTCTTCGAGGCTGTTGTGTagtggatgatgatgatgaaaaatttAATGACAGGGGAAGCCAGAGGTTTTTGGTTTATGATTACATGCCGAATGGAAACCTTGAAGACCATCTGTTTCTGGTGAGTGAGCAGCAAAAGTTGAAGAAATCGCTGACTTGGCCTCAAAGGAAGAGCATAATCTTGGATGTGGCAAAGGGGCTGGCTTATCTTCACTATGGAGTCAAGCCTGCAATTTTTCATAGGGATATAAAAGCAACCAACATATTACTTGATGAAGACATGAGAGCCAGAGTTGCGGATTTCGGGCTTGCTAAACAAAGCAGGGAAGGCCAATCTCATCTCACTACAAGAGTAGCTGGAACTCATGGATATCTAGCTCCGGAATATGCTCTTTACGGTCAGCTTACAGAGAAAAGTGATGTGTATAGTTTTGGGGTTGTTGTTTTGGAGATAATGTGTGGGAGGAGAGCCCTTGACTTGAAGGATGACAGCTTTGGAAGTTCAAATCCAAAGAGCATAATGGAAAGGTTTTTACTTGTGGGAATTCTATGCTCACATGTGATGGTTGCTCTGAGGCCAACAATTTCTGATGCATTGAAGATGCTGGAAGGTGATATTGAGGTTCCTCAAATCCCGGATCGGCCAATGCCGCTCGGACACCCTGCTACGTTTTACGGCGATGGCTGCAGCACTTTCAGCATATCTCCGGCCTTAAGCGGCCCCAAGTTGCAAACTGGAGACATGCTCAGGTAA
- the LOC107468781 gene encoding UDP-glucose:glycoprotein glucosyltransferase (The sequence of the model RefSeq protein was modified relative to this genomic sequence to represent the inferred CDS: added 47 bases not found in genome assembly), whose product MVSRSIHRTWLLIVAACLPLLLIPQPALSQTPRPKNVQASLRAKWSGTPLLLEAGELLSKEDQRLFWDFIEVWLNADEDAGGSHSAKDCLKKILEHGRPLLREPLASLFDFSLMLRSASPRLILYRQLAQESLSSFPLSDDDSFSENDKIGENKFNPLHDGVDLRSPQGKCCWVDNGDQLFFDGSELRPWLQSLAEPVGDSFQRPEVFDFDHVHFDSGFGSPVAILYGALGTSCFKEFHGALVGAAKEGKVKYILRPVLPAGCEAGIGHCGSLGASESVNLGGYGVELALKNMEYKAMDDSTIKKGVTLEDPRTEDLSQEVRGFIFSKILERKPELTSEVMAFRDYLLSSTVSDTLDVWELKDLGHQTVQRIVRASDPLQSMQEINQNFPSIVSFLSRMKLDEAVQDEIVANQRMVPPGKSLMALNGALVNIEDVDLYLLIDLVHQDLLLADQFSKLKIPHSTVRKLLSTSPPSESSTFRVDFRSTHVYYLNNLEEDAMYKRWRSNLNEILMPVFPGQLRYIRKNLFHAVFVLDPATSCGLKSIDMIISLYENNVPMRFGIILYSSKYIMQLENHSTKDGDKFEEDISDMIIRLFSYIKENYGTPLAFQFLSNVNKLHTESDGHADDALELHHVEGAFVETILPKVKSPPQEMLLKLEKEQKLKELSHESSMHVFKLGLSKLECSLLMNGLVIDPNEEALFNALNEETQRIQEGVYFGQINSHTDVLDKFLSEAGIQRYNPQIISDNKPRLISLSTFIFGEGSILNDIDYLHSPGTMDDLKPVTHLVAVDVTSSSGIKLLRHALNYLVSIVLFRLKIIVLLKLSLFLVFGITTSSYSHKKNVLDFLDQLCSIYQQKYFHTSAVEVDGTQAFIIKVSELAEANGLPSKVYESSLLEFSADEVRRHLSKVENFLYRALGSESGVNAVFTNGRVTYPIAEGTFLSADMHLLESIEFKQRTKHIVEIIEEVKWQDVDPDMLTSKFISDIVMGLSSSMATRERSSESAHFEVLSDQHSAIILNNENSSIHIDAVLDPLSPTSQRLSGILRVLWKYIQPSMRIVLNPVSSLADLPLKNYYRYVVPTMDDFSNTDSSVNGPKAFFANMPLSKTLTMNLDVPEPWLVEPVIAVHDLDNILLENLGDTRTLQAVFELEALVLTGHCSEKDHDPPRGLQLILGTKSTPHLVDTLVMANLGYWQMKVSPGVWYLQLAPGRSSELYILKDGGDGNLDKQSSKLITINDLRGKVVHKEVVKRKGKESEKLLIPDEGEQDKNEGGSWNSNFLKWASGFISSNELSKKAESSSSDKGSSGRHGKTINIFSIASGHLYERFTKIMILSVLKNTNRPVKFWFIKNYLSPPFKDLIPHMAKEYGFEYELITYKWPTWLHKQKEKQRIIWAYKILFLDVIFPLSLEKVIFVDADQVVRADMGELYDMNLKGKPLAYTPFCDNNKEMDGYRFWRQGFWRDHLRGKPYHISALYVVDLKKFRETAAGDHLRVFYETLSKDPNSLSNLDQDLPNYAQHNVPIFSLPQEWLWCESWCGNATKSKAKTIDLCNNPMTKEPKLQGARRIVSEWPDLDLEARKFTARILGDDQETMQSPNQSNDMSSDDSLQVDAESKAEL is encoded by the exons ATGGTTTCTAGATCTATACATCGCACTTGGCTTCTAATTGTTGCGGCATGCTTGCCACTATTGCTGATTCCCCAACCAGCTCTTTCCCAAACTCCTCGCCCTAAGAACGTTCAAGCTTCCCTTCGCGCTAAGTGGTCCGGCACTCCTTTGCTTCTAGAAGCTGG TGAATTGTTATCGAAAGAAGACCAACGGCTTTTCTGGGACTTTATTGAGGTTTGGCTTAATGCTGATGAGGATGCAGGTGGTTCTCATTCGGCGAAAGATTGCCTTAAGAAGATTCTAGAACATGGGCGCCCTCTTTTGAGGGAACCTTTGGCCTCATTGTTTGACTTCTCTCTTATGCTGAGATCAGCATCCCCTAGATTGATCCTTTACCGCCAGTTAGCGCAGGAGTCCCTCTCTTCGTTTCCTCTTAGTGATGATGATAGTTTCTCGGAAAATGACAAGATTGGAGAGAACAAGTTCAATCCCCTTCATGATGGTGTGGACCTCAGGAGCCCTCAAGGCAAATGCtgttgggtggataatggtgaCCAGTTGTTTTTCGATG GATTCGTTTCAGAGGCCTGAAGTCTTTGATTTTGATCATGTTCATTTTGATTCGGGCTTCGGAAGTCCAGTTGCTATCCTCTATGGTGCTCTTGGGACTAGTTGCTTTAAGGAATTTCATGGTGCTCTGGTGGGAGCTGCCAAAGAG ggAAAAGTTAAGTACATATTAAGACCTGTGTTGCCAGCTGGATGCGAAGCAGGTATCGGCCACTGTGGGTCTCTTGGTGCAAGCGAATCGGTAAACTTGGGTGGTTATGGTGTGGAGCTTGCTTTGAAGAATATGGAATATAAAGCAATGGATGACAGCACAATTAAAAAAG GTGTGACTTTGGAGGATCCCCGAACAGAAGATCTTAGCCAAGAAGTCAGAGGATTCATATTCTCAAAAATTCTG GAGCGTAAACCTGAGTTAACATCTGAGGTCATggctttcagggattatctctTGTCATCAACTGTATCAGATACACTTGATGTTTGGGAACTGAAGG ATCTGGGGCATCAGACTGTACAGAGAATAGTCCGTGCCTCTGATCCTCTGCAGTCAATGcaagaaatcaatcaaaattttCCTAGCATAGTTTCTTTTTTATCTCGCATGAAG CTTGATGAAGCCGTTCAAGATGAAATAGTAGCAAACCAGCGTATGGTTCCACCTGGCAAGTCTTTAATGGCCCTCAATGGTGCTTTAGTCAATATCGAAGATGTTGACCTTTATCT GTTGATTGACTTGGTTCATCAAGATTTGTTGTTAGCTGATCAGTTCTCAAAATTGAAG ATTCCTCATAGTACTGTACGGAAACTGCTGTCAACTTCACCTCCTTCGGAATCTAGTACATTTCGTGTTGATTTTCGTTCTACTCATGTTTATTATCTTAACAACTTGGAAGAAGATGCTATGTACAAACGATGGAGGAGCAATCTAAATGAG ATCTTGATGCCAGTCTTCCCTGGGCAGCTACGTTACATCCGTAAAAATCTTTTCCATGCTGTTTTTGTTCTTGATCCAGCAACCAGTTGTGGTCTTAAG TCAATTGATATGATAATTTCCTTGTATGAGAATAATGTTCCTATGAGATTTGGGATCATCCTGTATTCTTCAAAGTACATCATGCAGTTAGAGAACCACTCTACCAAAGATGGTGATAAATTTGAGGAGGATATATCAGATATG ATCATACGTCTCTTCAGCTATATCAAGGAGAACTATGGAACTCCATTGGCTTTCCAGTTTTTGAGTAAT GTTAACAAATTACATACGGAATCAGATGGTCATGCAGATGATGCTCTTGAACTTCACCATGTTGAAGGGGCATTTGTGGAAACAATATT ACCCAAAGTAAAATCCCCACCTCAAGAGATGTTACTAAAGCTAGAGAAGGAGCAAAAGTTGAAGGAATTGTCACATGAAAGCTCCATGCATGTATTTAAGCTTGGCTTGTCTAAGCTTGAATGTTCTTTGTTGATGAATGGGCTTGTTATTGATCCCAATGAG GAGGCTTTATTTAATGCCTTGAACGAAGAAACTCAGAGAATACAGGAAGGTGTGTATTTTGGACAAATAAATTCTCACACTGATGTATTAGATAAGTTCCTATCAGAAGCTGGTATTCAACGATATAATCCTCAG ATTATTTCTGATAACAAACCAAGGCTCATATCTTTGTCTACGTTTATTTTTGGAGAGGGATCTATACTGAATGACATTGACTACTTGCATTCTCCTGGAA CAATGGATGATCTGAAACCCGTAACACATCTTGTTGCTGTTGATGTCACTTCAAGTAGTGGGATAAAATTACTTCGGCATGCCTTAAATTACCTGGTTAGTATTGTGTTGTTTCGGTTGAAAATTATTGTACTTTTGAagctttccctttttctt GTTTTTGGAATAACTACATCCTCATATAG CCATAAGAAGAATGTATTGGATTTCTTGGATCAGCTATGCTCAATCTATCAGCAGAAGTACTTCCATACATCAGCTGTTGAAGTTGATGGTACTCAAGCATTTATTATTAAGGTCTCTGAGCTTGCTGAAGCCAATGGGCTACCATCTAAGGTCTATGAATCATCCCTTTTAGAATTTTCTGCCGATGAAGTGAGAAGGCATTTGAGTAAG GTGGAAAATTTTTTGTACAGAGCACTTGGGTCTGAATCTGGTGTCAATGCTGTCTTTACTAATGGAAGG GTGACTTATCCTATTGCCGAAGGAACATTTTTGAGTGCTGATATGCATCTTCTTGAATCAATTGAGTTTAAGCAAAGGACAAAGCATATTGTGGAAATTATTGAAGAAGTGAAATGGCAGGATGTTGACCCTGACATGCTGACAAG CAAATTCATCAGTGATATCGTCATGGGcctatcctcttcaatggctACACGGGAAAGGAGTTCTGAAAGTGCGCATTTTGAGGTTTTGAGTGATCAACATAG TGCCATTATTTTGAATAATGAAAATTCTAGCATTCATATTGATGCCGTTCTTGATCCTTTAAGTCCAACCAGCCAGAGATTATCTGGAATTCTTCGAGTACTATGGAAATATATTCAGCCAAGCATGAGGATTGTACTAAATCCAGTG AGTTCCCTTGCTGATCTTCCTCTGAAGAATTACTACAGATATGTAGTACCCACTATG GATGATTTTAGTAACACTGACTCTTCAGTAAATGGCCCAAAAGCTTTTTTTGCCAACATGCCATTGTCTAAGACCCTGACCATGAATCTTGATGTTCCTGAACCCTGGCTTGTTGAACCTGTCATTGCAGT TCATGACTTGGATAACATTCTGCTTGAGAACCTTGGTGATACAAGAACATTGCAAGCAGTTTTTGAACTTGAAGCTCTTGTCCTCACAG GTCATTGCTCTGAGAAAGATCATGATCCTCCTCGAGGTCTTCAGCTAATTCTTGGAACCAAAAGCACACCCCATTTAGTTGATACCCTTGTGATGGCCAATCTTGGCTATTGGCAAATGAAAGTCTCTCCTGGGGTTTGGTACTTGCAGCTTGCTCCTGGCAGAAGCTCTGAGCTTTATATTTTAAAGGATGGTGGTGATGGAAATCTGGACAAACAATCATCAAAACTCATTACTATTAATGATTTACGGGGTAAAGTTGTTCACAAGGAAGTAGTTAAAAGAAAGGGCAAGGAGAGTGAAAAATTGCTGATACCTGATGAGGGTGAACAAGATAAGAACGAA GGAGGTAGCTGGAATTCCAACTTTCTAAAGTGGGCTTCTGGCTTCATTAGTAGCAATGAACTATCCAAAAAAGCTGAAAGCAGTTCATca GATAAAGGAAGCAGTGGACGGCATGGAAaaactattaatatattttcaattgCATCTGGACACTT ATATGAACGCTTCACAAAGATTATGATTCTAAGTGTACTAAAGAATACCAATCGTCCGGTTAAATTCTGGTTCATAAAGAACTACCTCTCTCCTCCCTTTAAG GATCTGATTCCCCACATGGCCAAAGAGTATGGTTTTGAATATGAGCTAATCACGTACAAATGGCCTACATGGTTGCATAAGCAAAAGGAAAAGCAGCGAATAATTTGGGCATATAAAATCTTATTCCTTGATGTCATCTTTCCCCTTTCCTTGGAGAAG GTCATTTTTGTGGATGCTGATCAAGTTGTAAGGGCTGACATGGGAGAACTCTATGACATGAATTTAAAAGGAAAACCTCTGGCATATACTCCGTTTTGTGATAATAATAAGGAAATGGATGGATATCGATTTTGGAGACAA GGTTTCTGGAGGGATCATTTGCGGGGAAAACCATATCATATTAG TGCTTTATATGTTGTTGATCTGAAGAAGTTCCGAGAGACTGCAGCTGGAGATCATCTTAGAGTTTTCTATGAAACCCTTAGCAAGGATCCAAATAGTCTATCCAACTTGGATCAG